A region from the Mucilaginibacter sp. CSA2-8R genome encodes:
- a CDS encoding PAS domain-containing sensor histidine kinase codes for MLSLEDKYKAEIEQLKQENEQLSLACQQLTAQAEAHRTLAEINADALLVGLEQFKMIADNVPVQVWTANPGGILDYHNKRFTEYSSLSLSDEIGWEWTSVIHPDDLQRITDQWQYSLDYEVPFESQFRIRQAADGIYRWHLGKALPLTDGSGQVVKWFGTNTDIHEQKEIEKQKDEFLSIASHELKTPLTSVKAFLQLGQKALSPEINAYRFINKAITQLRRLESLISDLLDVSKINAGKMNYNLSPFEFDSVLQEVVDNMQQTSERHQIIVDFNTPVTYNGDRMRIEQVINNLLVNAIKYSPDADKIIVRSELQQDNIIVSVQDFGIGIEPESLNKLFDRYYRVDNSSMRFQGLGLGLFISSEIIKRHNGSFWIESEIGKGSVFYFLLPVSGQQQLIDLETDYQTYYKGNFIEMKYVPEMQWMDVNWIGYQNFESVKKGCLIMLDLLKKTHCSKVLNDNTLVMGNWSEAADWGGQYWFPAMQDAGLRHFAWIYSPSTFSRMSAHKSIDITMGKVTAQFFNDINEAREWLGSIE; via the coding sequence ATGCTTTCGTTAGAAGATAAGTATAAAGCTGAAATCGAGCAGCTTAAGCAGGAAAATGAACAATTAAGTTTAGCATGTCAACAATTGACCGCTCAGGCCGAAGCTCACAGAACCTTGGCTGAAATTAATGCGGATGCTTTACTGGTGGGGTTAGAGCAGTTTAAAATGATTGCTGATAATGTTCCAGTACAAGTGTGGACGGCTAACCCGGGTGGTATTTTAGACTATCATAACAAGCGCTTTACTGAGTATAGCAGTCTATCTTTGTCTGACGAGATAGGTTGGGAATGGACATCCGTAATTCATCCTGACGATCTGCAGCGTATTACTGATCAATGGCAGTATTCGTTAGATTATGAAGTACCTTTCGAATCTCAATTTCGAATTAGGCAGGCTGCTGATGGCATTTACCGGTGGCATTTGGGTAAGGCACTACCGCTTACTGATGGCAGCGGGCAGGTAGTTAAATGGTTTGGTACCAATACTGATATTCATGAACAAAAGGAGATTGAAAAGCAAAAAGACGAATTTTTAAGTATTGCCAGTCATGAGTTAAAAACTCCGTTAACATCAGTAAAAGCTTTTTTGCAATTAGGACAAAAAGCACTCTCTCCCGAAATTAACGCTTATCGCTTTATTAATAAGGCCATTACACAGCTCCGGCGCCTGGAGAGCCTGATTTCTGATCTGCTTGACGTTTCAAAAATCAATGCAGGCAAAATGAATTATAACTTATCGCCATTTGAATTTGATTCGGTATTGCAAGAGGTTGTGGATAACATGCAACAAACCAGCGAAAGGCATCAAATCATCGTTGATTTCAATACTCCGGTAACCTATAACGGCGATCGTATGCGGATTGAACAGGTTATAAACAACCTTTTGGTTAACGCAATTAAATACTCACCTGATGCCGACAAAATTATAGTACGCTCGGAACTGCAGCAAGATAATATCATAGTATCTGTTCAGGACTTTGGTATAGGTATAGAACCGGAAAGCCTGAATAAACTTTTTGATCGTTATTATCGGGTTGATAATAGCTCAATGCGTTTTCAGGGCTTAGGTTTGGGTTTGTTCATTTCATCAGAAATCATCAAACGGCATAACGGAAGCTTTTGGATAGAGAGCGAAATTGGTAAGGGATCGGTTTTTTATTTTTTGTTGCCGGTAAGTGGACAGCAACAGCTTATTGATTTAGAGACCGACTATCAAACCTATTACAAAGGAAACTTTATTGAAATGAAGTATGTACCAGAAATGCAGTGGATGGATGTGAACTGGATAGGCTACCAAAATTTCGAGTCAGTTAAAAAAGGTTGCCTTATTATGCTCGATCTGTTAAAAAAGACGCATTGCTCTAAAGTTTTAAATGACAATACATTAGTAATGGGCAATTGGTCGGAGGCTGCTGATTGGGGGGGGCAATACTGGTTCCCAGCTATGCAAGATGCCGGCTTGAGACATTTTGCATGGATATATTCGCCAAGTACTTTTAGCCGGATGTCGGCACATAAAAGCATTGATATTACCATGGGTAAAGTAACTGCCCAGTTTTTTAATGATATTAATGAAGCCCGAGAATGGTTGGGCAGCATTGAGTAA